The sequence TACCAGGAGGGCATCATGCATTGAGATCATACCGGGCGTTGCTGTAACACCTGCTCGACTTGGTAAATACGATCACGCAAATCGCCACCGATTTCTCCAGAGGACGCGCTGTGTTCGAGATCTCTGACCAGATCGAGGTGATCAGCGGACGATGCCGAAAGCCGCCTTTTCCTCGCCTTCCTCCTTCAGTCTTTGCGCGACGCGTACAAGCAGCGGCCCGAGGGCGGTTTGTGACCAGAACCACTCGTAGAGGGCATTGTCCCGGTCATGAGGCCGCTGTTGCATCCGCGCTTCCAGCATGAATGCCTTCAGGTCGTCGGCAGCACGCCGGATGAACAAGGGAGCCGGGGTGCCGGCCGGCTTTTCCGGATAAGCCTCAGGCGCGCCTGCCGCGTATGCCTCGAGGAAGCGGACGAGTCCGCGGAATCGGCGCTGGGGTATGCCGGAGTTTCCGACGGCGGTCCGGCCGTCGTGTTCCTTAAGCCAGCGCTCGTAATAGCCCCGCATGGACGTTAAATCGTCCGCCGGATCGCGCTTCGCAGTGCCCGGTACGATTTCGCTGGCCTGGATCAGCCGCACCGGCGCGTCTGCAGCCTCCGGGAATTCCGCGAGTACAGGTGCGGACGCGCCAAAGAGATCCAGCGCCGCGCTGAGAACTCTGTGTTGAAACTCCGCGTCGTCCGGCTTACCCAGAGCATAACCGTAGGGAAAGGGCACAAAGAGAGCGCGCGGCGGCTTGGTACGCCGGGCATGTTCTTTGAGGAGCACCAGACTGCACGTGGGCAATCCCGCTCCCTCCATCGCGCGGGCGAGCACACTGACCGTGTGCGTGCAATTGGGTCAGGTTGGAGTCAAAAGCGCCGCACCGGCCCCTTCCGCGAGGAGCAGGCGCGCGACCTCGGGCCCCGTCTCCTCCAGAATCTTTTTAGGGTTTGTCTGGGCCCCCATGAAGGAGTAGTCATGTAAAGTTCTCGATCCCAGCGTGCCCCGTTCCACCAACTCCCGAAGCCGGTCGCGGGGGAATGTGACGTTCAGGTCCCGGTATATCGCGGTGCGATCGAAACCGATGCTGTTATGGCTCTGAAGGATGTCCCGGGCCGGCGTATCGGAAGGAATCGGACGGTAACTCTGATCGCCGGGAGAAAAGGGATGGTCCCCGCGGCAGTGCAACCCCGCTGTCGTCACCAATGCCAGCTTGAGTTTCCGGAGCGGCTCGCGCAATGGAACGAATGGAGAGTCATCGTACTCGAAACACGGAAAGTTCAGCACCGCCTGGCGCTGCGCGGCACTCAGATCTTCGATGTGCGGCATGTCGGTCCGGTTTCCCTTCGCTCCTTTCCACATGAAAATACCATGCGGATTGCAGTTCAGTCCTCGAAGAGTTCCAAACCCTCCGTCAACGCTCTGGCGATCTCCGCCTGTCCGATAACGCCCTTGATATCGAGGCGCCCGGCGAGCCGGCCGGCGCCTTTCGCCACGCGCGCCGTGACGATCGCAACGGATGCCCGAGCGTGTTGCATCGTGGCAAGCAGCTCGAAAAGGGTGGCCTCTGCTGTGACCGTAACGAAGTCCGGCCGCACGAGTTGATCGAGCCGCCTCGCGTTGCGTAAGACGTCAGTGTGCGTCAGAGCCCACTCGCGCGAAATGAATCCCGCGATCTGGTCATCCTTGACGAAGACAAAATAAGCCGCGCCATTCCCATCTTCATCAAACGTCATGCGCGCCGGCGCCGAGCCGGCCG is a genomic window of Terriglobia bacterium containing:
- a CDS encoding glycine/sarcosine/betaine reductase selenoprotein B family protein, which encodes MWKGAKGNRTDMPHIEDLSAAQRQAVLNFPCFEYDDSPFVPLREPLRKLKLALVTTAGLHCRGDHPFSPGDQSYRPIPSDTPARDILQSHNSIGFDRTAIYRDLNVTFPRDRLRELVERGTLGSRTLHDYSFMGAQTNPKKILEETGPEVARLLLAEGAGAALLTPT